In Bacillota bacterium, the genomic window CTCGAACGGGCATGGGTGCGGTGATGGGCTCAAAGCGCCTGAAAGCCGTGGCCGTTCGGGGAAGTAGGGACATCCCCATCGCCGACCAGAAAAACTACGTGAGGCTAATGGATGAGCTCCGAGAGAAGATGCTCGCCGACCCCTTCACCCAAGGCCGAGCCGACTACGGCACTCCCAGCCTCGTCGAGCTCATGAACGAGATCGGGCGACTCCCCACACGAAACTATGAAACGGGGGTATTCGAGCACGCTGAGGCGATAGGTGGGAAGACAATAAGGCAGCGGTACCTCATCAAGCCGCGGGCCGACTTCGCATGCGTCCAGCGCTGTGGTCGCTACACATGCGTTTCCGAGGGCCCCTACGCATACATCGGGGGAGGCCCTGAGTACGAGACGCTTTCTTGCGTGGGGTCAAAATGTGGGNNNNNNNNNNACGGGCGGCCTCGAGCTTCGATTCGGCAACCACGGGGCGATGGTGGAGCTCGCCCGGCTCATCGCATTTAGGGAGGGATTCGGCGACCTACTGGCGGAGGGAAGCTATCGCGCAGCGCAGAGGGTCGGCAGGGGTTCCGAAAAATACGTGATGGCGATCAAGCGGCAGGAGATCGCGGGACAGGACGGTCGTGCTCAGAAATCAATGGGTCTGGGCAACGCCAC contains:
- a CDS encoding aldehyde ferredoxin oxidoreductase C-terminal domain-containing protein; amino-acid sequence: RTGMGAVMGSKRLKAVAVRGSRDIPIADQKNYVRLMDELREKMLADPFTQGRADYGTPSLVELMNEIGRLPTRNYETGVFEHAEAIGGKTIRQRYLIKPRADFACVQRCGRYTCVSEGPYAYIGGGPEYETLSCVGSKCG
- a CDS encoding aldehyde ferredoxin oxidoreductase C-terminal domain-containing protein is translated as TGGLELRFGNHGAMVELARLIAFREGFGDLLAEGSYRAAQRVGRGSEKYVMAIKRQEIAGQDGRAQKSMGLGNAT